The following are encoded in a window of Mustela nigripes isolate SB6536 chromosome 1, MUSNIG.SB6536, whole genome shotgun sequence genomic DNA:
- the TSPAN4 gene encoding tetraspanin-4 isoform X1 translates to MRRSSTDESTYRRSPSPEGKEPGFARGGPFRRYSSLYGRAGAGDAADGGDGGPFFGLHASPGPKAAQARYTSPKGNKYVVFYLDLSFIFLLELKRCGMARGCLQGVKFLMFAFNLLFWLGGCGILGVGIWLAATQGNFATLSPSFPSLSAANLLIVTGTFIMAIGFVGCIGAIKENKCLLLTFFVMLLLVFLLEATITILFFAYTDKIDRYAQQDLKKGLHLYGTPGNVGLTNAWSIIQTDFRCCGVSNYTDWFEVYNATRVPDSCCLEFSESCGLHAPGTWWKAPCYETVKMWLQENLLAVGIFGLCTALVQILGLTFAMTMYCQVVKADTYCA, encoded by the exons ATGCGCCGCTCGAGCACGGACGAGTCCACGTACCGGCGCAGCCCGTCGCCGGAGGGCAAGGAGCCGGGCTTCGCGCGCGGCGGCCCCTTCCGGCGCTATAGCAGCCTGTACGGGCGCGCGGGCGCGGGGGACGCCGCGGACGGCGGGGACGGCGGCCCCTTCTTCGGCCTGCACGCCAGCCCCGGCCCCAAGGCGGCCCAGGCGCGCTACACGTCGCCCAAGGGCAACAAGTACGTGGTCTTCTACCTGGACCTCTCCTTCATCTTCCTCCTAGAGTTGAAGCGCTGCGGCATGGCGCGCGGCTGCCTCCAGGGCGTCAAGTTCCTCATGTTCGCCTTCAACCTGCTCTTCTGG CTGGGAGGCTGTGGCATCCTCGGCGTCGGCATCTGGCTGGCGGCCACGCAGGGGAACTTCGCCACCCTGTCCCCCTCCTTCCCGTCCCTGTCGGCCGCCAACCTGCTTATCGTCACCGGCACCTTCATCATGGCCATCGGCTTCGTGGGCTGCATCGGAGCCATCAAGGAGAACAAGTGCCTCTTGCTCACC TTCTTCGTGATGCTGCTGCTGGTGTTCCTGCTGGAGGCCACCATCACCATCTTGTTCTTCGCCTACACTGACAAG ATCGACAGGTACGCCCAGCAGGACCTAAAGAAGGGTCTGCACCTGTACGGGACCCCAGGCAACGTGGGCCTCACCAACGCCTGGAGCATCATCCAGACCGAC TTTCGCTGCTGTGGGGTCTCCAACTACACCGACTGGTTCGAGGTCTACAACGCCACCCGCGTGCCCGACTCCTGCTGCCTGGAGTTCAGTGAGAGCTGTGGCCTTCACGCACCTGGCACCTGGTGGAAGGCG CCCTGTTATGAGACCGTGAAGATGTGGCTCCAGGAGAACCTTCTGGCTGTGGGTATCTTTGGGCTGTGCACGGCACTGGTACAG ATCCTGGGTCTGACCTTCGCTATGACCATGTACTGTCAGGTGGTGAAGGCGGACACCTACTGTGCGTAG
- the TSPAN4 gene encoding tetraspanin-4 isoform X3, whose amino-acid sequence MTDSRAAGGPRAELKRCGMARGCLQGVKFLMFAFNLLFWLGGCGILGVGIWLAATQGNFATLSPSFPSLSAANLLIVTGTFIMAIGFVGCIGAIKENKCLLLTFFVMLLLVFLLEATITILFFAYTDKIDRYAQQDLKKGLHLYGTPGNVGLTNAWSIIQTDFRCCGVSNYTDWFEVYNATRVPDSCCLEFSESCGLHAPGTWWKAPCYETVKMWLQENLLAVGIFGLCTALVQILGLTFAMTMYCQVVKADTYCA is encoded by the exons AGTTGAAGCGCTGCGGCATGGCGCGCGGCTGCCTCCAGGGCGTCAAGTTCCTCATGTTCGCCTTCAACCTGCTCTTCTGG CTGGGAGGCTGTGGCATCCTCGGCGTCGGCATCTGGCTGGCGGCCACGCAGGGGAACTTCGCCACCCTGTCCCCCTCCTTCCCGTCCCTGTCGGCCGCCAACCTGCTTATCGTCACCGGCACCTTCATCATGGCCATCGGCTTCGTGGGCTGCATCGGAGCCATCAAGGAGAACAAGTGCCTCTTGCTCACC TTCTTCGTGATGCTGCTGCTGGTGTTCCTGCTGGAGGCCACCATCACCATCTTGTTCTTCGCCTACACTGACAAG ATCGACAGGTACGCCCAGCAGGACCTAAAGAAGGGTCTGCACCTGTACGGGACCCCAGGCAACGTGGGCCTCACCAACGCCTGGAGCATCATCCAGACCGAC TTTCGCTGCTGTGGGGTCTCCAACTACACCGACTGGTTCGAGGTCTACAACGCCACCCGCGTGCCCGACTCCTGCTGCCTGGAGTTCAGTGAGAGCTGTGGCCTTCACGCACCTGGCACCTGGTGGAAGGCG CCCTGTTATGAGACCGTGAAGATGTGGCTCCAGGAGAACCTTCTGGCTGTGGGTATCTTTGGGCTGTGCACGGCACTGGTACAG ATCCTGGGTCTGACCTTCGCTATGACCATGTACTGTCAGGTGGTGAAGGCGGACACCTACTGTGCGTAG
- the TSPAN4 gene encoding tetraspanin-4 isoform X4, giving the protein MARGCLQGVKFLMFAFNLLFWLGGCGILGVGIWLAATQGNFATLSPSFPSLSAANLLIVTGTFIMAIGFVGCIGAIKENKCLLLTFFVMLLLVFLLEATITILFFAYTDKIDRYAQQDLKKGLHLYGTPGNVGLTNAWSIIQTDFRCCGVSNYTDWFEVYNATRVPDSCCLEFSESCGLHAPGTWWKAPCYETVKMWLQENLLAVGIFGLCTALVQILGLTFAMTMYCQVVKADTYCA; this is encoded by the exons ATGGCGCGCGGCTGCCTCCAGGGCGTCAAGTTCCTCATGTTCGCCTTCAACCTGCTCTTCTGG CTGGGAGGCTGTGGCATCCTCGGCGTCGGCATCTGGCTGGCGGCCACGCAGGGGAACTTCGCCACCCTGTCCCCCTCCTTCCCGTCCCTGTCGGCCGCCAACCTGCTTATCGTCACCGGCACCTTCATCATGGCCATCGGCTTCGTGGGCTGCATCGGAGCCATCAAGGAGAACAAGTGCCTCTTGCTCACC TTCTTCGTGATGCTGCTGCTGGTGTTCCTGCTGGAGGCCACCATCACCATCTTGTTCTTCGCCTACACTGACAAG ATCGACAGGTACGCCCAGCAGGACCTAAAGAAGGGTCTGCACCTGTACGGGACCCCAGGCAACGTGGGCCTCACCAACGCCTGGAGCATCATCCAGACCGAC TTTCGCTGCTGTGGGGTCTCCAACTACACCGACTGGTTCGAGGTCTACAACGCCACCCGCGTGCCCGACTCCTGCTGCCTGGAGTTCAGTGAGAGCTGTGGCCTTCACGCACCTGGCACCTGGTGGAAGGCG CCCTGTTATGAGACCGTGAAGATGTGGCTCCAGGAGAACCTTCTGGCTGTGGGTATCTTTGGGCTGTGCACGGCACTGGTACAG ATCCTGGGTCTGACCTTCGCTATGACCATGTACTGTCAGGTGGTGAAGGCGGACACCTACTGTGCGTAG
- the TSPAN4 gene encoding tetraspanin-4 isoform X2: MDSGGCWGPTGITAAHWEVVLGKRGVCGPAGSPGVMSLTAQVQRGCGLGGCGILGVGIWLAATQGNFATLSPSFPSLSAANLLIVTGTFIMAIGFVGCIGAIKENKCLLLTFFVMLLLVFLLEATITILFFAYTDKIDRYAQQDLKKGLHLYGTPGNVGLTNAWSIIQTDFRCCGVSNYTDWFEVYNATRVPDSCCLEFSESCGLHAPGTWWKAPCYETVKMWLQENLLAVGIFGLCTALVQILGLTFAMTMYCQVVKADTYCA; the protein is encoded by the exons ATGGACAGCGGGGGATGCTGGGGGCCCACTGGGATTACGGCCGCCCACTGGGAGGTGGTTTTAGGAAAGAGGGGAGTGTGTGGTCCAGCAGGGTCTCCAGGCGTCATGTCCCTGACTGCTCAGGTCCAGAGAGGCTGTGGG CTGGGAGGCTGTGGCATCCTCGGCGTCGGCATCTGGCTGGCGGCCACGCAGGGGAACTTCGCCACCCTGTCCCCCTCCTTCCCGTCCCTGTCGGCCGCCAACCTGCTTATCGTCACCGGCACCTTCATCATGGCCATCGGCTTCGTGGGCTGCATCGGAGCCATCAAGGAGAACAAGTGCCTCTTGCTCACC TTCTTCGTGATGCTGCTGCTGGTGTTCCTGCTGGAGGCCACCATCACCATCTTGTTCTTCGCCTACACTGACAAG ATCGACAGGTACGCCCAGCAGGACCTAAAGAAGGGTCTGCACCTGTACGGGACCCCAGGCAACGTGGGCCTCACCAACGCCTGGAGCATCATCCAGACCGAC TTTCGCTGCTGTGGGGTCTCCAACTACACCGACTGGTTCGAGGTCTACAACGCCACCCGCGTGCCCGACTCCTGCTGCCTGGAGTTCAGTGAGAGCTGTGGCCTTCACGCACCTGGCACCTGGTGGAAGGCG CCCTGTTATGAGACCGTGAAGATGTGGCTCCAGGAGAACCTTCTGGCTGTGGGTATCTTTGGGCTGTGCACGGCACTGGTACAG ATCCTGGGTCTGACCTTCGCTATGACCATGTACTGTCAGGTGGTGAAGGCGGACACCTACTGTGCGTAG
- the TSPAN4 gene encoding tetraspanin-4 isoform X5 — translation MAIGFVGCIGAIKENKCLLLTFFVMLLLVFLLEATITILFFAYTDKIDRYAQQDLKKGLHLYGTPGNVGLTNAWSIIQTDFRCCGVSNYTDWFEVYNATRVPDSCCLEFSESCGLHAPGTWWKAPCYETVKMWLQENLLAVGIFGLCTALVQILGLTFAMTMYCQVVKADTYCA, via the exons ATGGCCATCGGCTTCGTGGGCTGCATCGGAGCCATCAAGGAGAACAAGTGCCTCTTGCTCACC TTCTTCGTGATGCTGCTGCTGGTGTTCCTGCTGGAGGCCACCATCACCATCTTGTTCTTCGCCTACACTGACAAG ATCGACAGGTACGCCCAGCAGGACCTAAAGAAGGGTCTGCACCTGTACGGGACCCCAGGCAACGTGGGCCTCACCAACGCCTGGAGCATCATCCAGACCGAC TTTCGCTGCTGTGGGGTCTCCAACTACACCGACTGGTTCGAGGTCTACAACGCCACCCGCGTGCCCGACTCCTGCTGCCTGGAGTTCAGTGAGAGCTGTGGCCTTCACGCACCTGGCACCTGGTGGAAGGCG CCCTGTTATGAGACCGTGAAGATGTGGCTCCAGGAGAACCTTCTGGCTGTGGGTATCTTTGGGCTGTGCACGGCACTGGTACAG ATCCTGGGTCTGACCTTCGCTATGACCATGTACTGTCAGGTGGTGAAGGCGGACACCTACTGTGCGTAG